The Polaromonas sp. SP1 DNA window TCGTAAAAAGCGGCCACCGGCCCCAGGCACAGCACCGCGATGGGCTTGGCGCCCACGGGCATCTGCAGCAGGCCGGCCAGTTGCTGCGGATCAAAAATCGACACCCAGCCCATGCCCAGCCCCTCGGCCCGTGCCGCAAGCCAGAGATTCTGGATGGCGCAGGCCGCCGAGGCCACATCCATTTCAGGCAAGGTGCGGCGGCCAAACACATGCTGCTCGCGCCCCGGCGGCAAGGCCACCACCAGCACCTCGGCGGCGTCGAGCACACCCTGCACCTTGAGCTTCATGAACGCGTCTTCGCGCTCGCCCAAGGCTTTGGCCGTCAGCACGCGCTCCTGCTCGATCAGGGCATGGACGCTTTCGCGCAAGGGCCGGCTGCGCACGCGGACAAAACGCCAGGGCTGCATGAAACCCACGCTGGGCGCATGGTGCGCGGCTGACAGCAGGCGCTGCAGCACGTCGTCGGCCACCGCGCCGCCGCTGAAGTGGCGCATGTCGCGCCGCTCATGGATGGCCCGGTAGAGCGCCTGCTGCTCGGCCGGGCTGAAGGCGTGGCTGGGCCTCACCTCGCCCGCGGCAGCGTTAGCGGCCTCAACGCCGCTCACATCACTCACTGCGACGCTTGTACAGCGCCCACAGCCGGCGCCTCGGCACGCTGCAGCACCGCCAGCAAGGCCGGGCGCACCCAGCGCTGGAAGGCCCATCCGCCTGCCAGGCCCATGCAGACCCAGAACGACAGCGACACCCAGGTCGTTGCCCAGATGAACTGCGTGCCCAACTGGCGCAAGGCTACCTGTGCCTCACCGCTGAAACCGGCGAGCGGGTCGGCCGTGATGTGGGGTGCACCTACGACATAGGGCACAGCCAGCCAGCCGGCTGCGGCGATCCAGCGCCAGGGATTGCGCAGCACGGCCAGCGAGCCGCAGGCCAGCGCCGCACTGGCGGCCGCCAGCACCCACCAGCCCTGGCGCGAGCCCAGGCGGGCGGCATCCATGCCGGGGATTTCCGCATGCAGGCCCAGCGACGGCCAGAAGTGAAAAGTCAGCCAGCCCGCGGCGGCCACCCAGGCGGCCAGCGTGAAGGAACGCAGCTTGCTGCCGCGCGCCAGGCTCAAACCCATCACCACAAACACCAGCAGCGCCATGCTGAACGCGTGCAGCACATTGGCCACCCAGGTCCAGACAATGCGCTCCGCGCCATCGGCCGGCGACCACTCGCTGGCTTCGTCCGCATGGCTATGCGCGGCGGCACCATCAGCGTGTGTGTGCGCCGCGGCGGCCGCGGGCGCGGGCGCAGCGGCCGGCTGAGGCGTTTCCGCCTTCTGGTTCTCAAACACCTCTGCGGCCAGGATGATGGGCACGGCCTGCAGTTGCTGCACACCCGACTGCACGCTCCCCACCACCAAGGCGACCGCCAACGCGGCCCAGATCAATCGTTGAAAAATCATGGCTTTCTCCTTGTGAAGCGCGCCGCGCTCAGTGGCAGGGCTTGACGGTCACGTGGCGCACATCGTGCGCGGCGTTGTGCGCCAGCGGGCTCTCGGCAAAAGCCACGCCGTACAGCACGGCGAAGCCCAGCACGGCAGCGCCGAGCAGCGGGCGCAGCACGGCCTGGGTGGGGTTGAGAGTGTGGGACGGGCTGTGGGCCAGCGTTGTCGGGTCAGTCATGGGGATCTCCTTGGGTTGGTGGTAAATAAAAATAAACGTAGTGGATTTGGCCGCTCATGTCGAGGCCAAACCGACAGGGGGAAGCCGCGCGAGGATGCCGGCGCGCAATCGCTCGGGCCGTGCGTTGCGCATCAGGTTGCCGTCGCTGCTCTGCCGGTGCAGCTGCGCGCAGGCAATCACCTGGGCGGCGGTCTCGTCGTCCGCCGCCAGGTCGCCAAAGTAATAGGTGAACTTGCCCTGGGCCTGAAGCGTGACGGTGCAGGCGCGGGAGCAGCCGCTCATGCAGGCCAGGCCGCGTAACTTCAAGCCTTTGTGCAGCCCGGCGTCGAGCTCGCACACCAGCAGCGCGTCCTGCACGGCTTCAAACAGGGCCAGGCCTTCAGCGGGCAGCTCGCGCGATGCGCCCGGTGGGCGGCAGGTGGTGCAGACAATGATTTCGGTATCGGACATGGGTACGTTGTTCGGTTTGTCGTTGTTCGGTTTGTTGTGCGTTTTTTTCAGGCCAGTGCCAGGCGGTGTTCCGCGCCCCATCGCACGGCCCAGGCGGCGCAGCGGCCCAGTTGCTTTTTCGGGTCGTCAAAGTCGACGATCACCAGGTGCTGTGCCGCGAGCGGGGCCTGCGGTTGCTCCAGCGTGCGGCCGTCTGTCAGCAGCCACAGCCAGCATTCACTGGGGCCGCTCTTGCGAAACGTCCGTTGCAGCAGGCGGTCGGCCTGGGCCAGCGCTTCGGCCAGCGGCGTGCCCCCGCCGCCGCCCACGGGGCGCAGGCGCTGGCTGGCGGCGGCGCGCGCGCGGCCCGGCGGCAGCAGCAGCTCCACGCCCTGCCCGCCAAAGCTCAGCAGCGCCACATCGTCACCTTGCCTTGCGGCCTGCTCGATCATGAAAGCCGCATGACCCTTGGCCAGGGCCAGGCGGCCGCGCCGGCGCATCGAGCCCGAGGTGTCGAGCACGATGCAATGCAGGCGGCCGGCGCGCAGCGCGACGGGCTGGCGGCGCAGGTGTTCGCGCTGGAGCGGCGCAGGTCCCTTGGCCACCACGGTGGGAAGCCAGGCAATCGCGGCGCTGCGCTGCCGTGCGCCTGGCGTTGCGGCGCTTGCCAAAAGTTGTTGGGGTGGAGGCCACCGCCAGCTGCCAGGCCCGTTGCGCGGGCGGCGGCTGGGGTGGCCTAGGCTTTTTTTGGCGGCCACCCTGCGATGCGCTGAACTTTGGTGATGCCTTCAGGCTGGGCGGGCAGCGCGCCCCAATCGCCCTGGCGTTCCGGGGCTGCAGATACGGCGGGTGGCTGGTCTTGGTGGCGATCCGGTTTGGACTGGGCCTGCTGCGACGGTGCGGCGCCGCTGGATGGCGGGGCCACGCCCTCAGGCCGGCGATGCACCAGGGCCAGTTCGGCCACGGCATCGACATCGGCTACCGTCACTTCGCTGCGCCCTTCGAGTGCCGCAAGTGCACGCGCAGCGCGCAGCATCACCAGGTCGGCACGCATGCCGTCGACACCGGCCGCGATGGCGCAGGCGGCTGCATGCTGCAGTACTTCGTCCGACCACTTCAAGTACGGCAACGCGGCACGCGCCGCTACCAGTGCGGCGCTGAGCGCGCGTTGTGCTTCGGCATGCCGTGCAGCCAGCGCCTCGGGGTTTTCATCAAAGCCCAGGCGGGCACGCAGGATGGCGGTGCGTTCTGCGGCATCGACCGTGTTGGCCAGCACCAGCGAAAGGCCGAAGCGGTCCAGCAGTTGCGGGCGCAGCTCGCCCTCCTCCGGGTTCATGGTGCCGACCATCACAAAGCGGGCGGCGTGCTGCTGCGAAATGCCGTCGCGCTCCACGGTGTTGACGCCGCTGGCGGACACGTCCAGCAAGGCATCGACCAGTGCGTCGGGCAGCAGGTTGACTTCGTCCACATAGAGCACGCCGTTGTGGGCGCGTGCCAGCAGGCCCGGCGCCAGGCGCACCTGGCCGTCGCGCAGCACGTCTTCCACATTCAGTGTGCCCACCAGTTGCTCCAGGCTGGCCGCCAGCGGCAGGGTCACAAAGGGCGCGCCGGGCAGCAACGCGGCCAGCGCGCGCGCTGCGGTGGACTTGGCCGTCCCGCGCGGGCCGCTGATCAGCACACCGCCGATGCCGGGGTCGATGGCCGCCAGCTTCAGCGCAAGCTGCAACTGCGGCTGGCCCACCAGCCCGGTGAAGGGGAAAGCCGCGCGCGTGGCGGGCTCGACGGGAATGTTCAGTTCAGGAATGCTCATGGGGGTGCTCATGGAAATGCTCATACCAAGGGTCCTTCTCCGTGTTCTTCAAGCCGGCGCTCCAGCGCCAGCAAATGGTCTTCAATGCGCTCGCGGTGGTCGCCCGGCGCCTCCCAGAGGCCGCGGTGCATGGCTTCGAGCAGGCGCTCGCCGATGCTGCGCAGGGCGCCAGGGTTGTGTTGCTGCAGGAAGGCGCGGTTGATGTCGTCGTGCAGGTAGGCCTCGGCAACCAGCGCGTACTGGTGGTCGCCCACCACGCCGGTGGTGGCGTCAAACGCAACCAGGTAGTCGACCGTAGCCGCCATTTCAAACGCGCCCTTGTAGCCGTGGCGGCGCACACCCTCCAGCCACTTGGGGTTAACGGCGCGCGAACGCACCACGCGCGCCACTTCTTCCCCCAGCGTGCGGATGCGCGGCGCGCCCGGCACGCTGAAGTCGCCGTGGTACAGCGCGGCCGGCGCGCCGGCCAGGTGCTCCACCGCCACCGCCATGCCGCCCTGGAACTGGTAGTAGTCGTCCGAATCGAGCACATCGTGCTCGCGGTTGTCCTGGTTGTGCAGCACCGCGTCCAGGCCGGCCAGGCGCTGCTCAAACCTTTCGCGCGCGGGCGCACCGTGTTCGCCCTGGCCGTAGGCAAAGGCCCCGGCACGCAAGTAGGCCTGGGCCAAATCCGCGCCATTATTCCAGCGGCCGCTGGCCATGACTTCCTGCAGCCCGGCGCCATAGCCGCCGGGGCGTGGGCCAAACACGCGCCAGGTGGCTTCGCGCTGGGCCGCCTCGGCGCTGAGCCCCTTGGCCTGCGCCTCGGCCGCTTCGCGCCGCACGCGGGCGCGGATGGGGTTCACGTCGTCGGGCTCGTCCTCTTCGCTGATCGCGGCCACGGCACGCACGGCGGTGTCAAACAGGTCAATCACATTGGGAAAAGCATCGCGGAAGAAACCCGACACGCGCAGCGTCACGTCCACGCGGGGCCGGTTCCGGATGGCCATGGGCAACACTTCAATGTCTGTCACCCGGCTGCTGCCGTCGGCCCATTTGGGCCGCACACCCAGCAAGGCAAAGGCCTGGGCGATGTCTTCGCCGCCGGTGCGCATGGTGCTGGTGCCCCAGACCGACAGGCCCAGGCAACGCAGCATCTCGCCGTGGTCTTGCAGGTGGCGCTCAATCACGCGCTCGGCGGCGGCCGCGCCCATGGCATAAGCGGTCTGAGTCGGCACGGCGCGCGTGTCGACCGAATAAAAGTTGCGGCCTGTGGGCAGCACATCGGGCCGGCCGCGCGACGGCGCACCGCTCGGGCCGGCAGGCACAAACTGGCCCGACAAGCCGCGCAGGCACTGCGCAATCTCTTGCGGCCCGCAAGCGTCCAGGCGTGGGCGCAGTACAGCGCGCATGCGCTGCAGCACCGGGGCGGTGTGCGGCCAATCGGCGGCATTCCATGGCGCATCGGCCACCACATGGTCGGCCACGAGTTTTCGCGCCAACAGTTCCAGCCGTTCCCGTGTATGGCCGGCGTGGCGCCAGGCCTCGCCGCTGACTTCCTGCAACACGGCCGGGTAAGGCCCATTCCACGACGCGGCCCATTCCGGGCTCAGCGCGCTAAAGCCCTCCACACCGTCCAGCTGTAAATCCTGCGCCAGCGCCACCAGCAGGCTGCGCTGCCCGGCCGCCGTGCCGCCGGGAAAGCGCGCCAGTGCGACCAGCGTGTCGACCTGCTGGCGGCCCT harbors:
- the bluB gene encoding 5,6-dimethylbenzimidazole synthase, which codes for MSGVEAANAAAGEVRPSHAFSPAEQQALYRAIHERRDMRHFSGGAVADDVLQRLLSAAHHAPSVGFMQPWRFVRVRSRPLRESVHALIEQERVLTAKALGEREDAFMKLKVQGVLDAAEVLVVALPPGREQHVFGRRTLPEMDVASAACAIQNLWLAARAEGLGMGWVSIFDPQQLAGLLQMPVGAKPIAVLCLGPVAAFYDQPMLQAEKWARRAPLADMVFEDRWGGAGGRGPAEG
- a CDS encoding CbtA family protein, producing MIFQRLIWAALAVALVVGSVQSGVQQLQAVPIILAAEVFENQKAETPQPAAAPAPAAAAAHTHADGAAAHSHADEASEWSPADGAERIVWTWVANVLHAFSMALLVFVVMGLSLARGSKLRSFTLAAWVAAAGWLTFHFWPSLGLHAEIPGMDAARLGSRQGWWVLAAASAALACGSLAVLRNPWRWIAAAGWLAVPYVVGAPHITADPLAGFSGEAQVALRQLGTQFIWATTWVSLSFWVCMGLAGGWAFQRWVRPALLAVLQRAEAPAVGAVQASQ
- a CDS encoding CbtB domain-containing protein; translated protein: MTDPTTLAHSPSHTLNPTQAVLRPLLGAAVLGFAVLYGVAFAESPLAHNAAHDVRHVTVKPCH
- a CDS encoding DUF1636 domain-containing protein; this encodes MSDTEIIVCTTCRPPGASRELPAEGLALFEAVQDALLVCELDAGLHKGLKLRGLACMSGCSRACTVTLQAQGKFTYYFGDLAADDETAAQVIACAQLHRQSSDGNLMRNARPERLRAGILARLPPVGLAST
- a CDS encoding VWA domain-containing protein, which translates into the protein MASAATPGARQRSAAIAWLPTVVAKGPAPLQREHLRRQPVALRAGRLHCIVLDTSGSMRRRGRLALAKGHAAFMIEQAARQGDDVALLSFGGQGVELLLPPGRARAAASQRLRPVGGGGGTPLAEALAQADRLLQRTFRKSGPSECWLWLLTDGRTLEQPQAPLAAQHLVIVDFDDPKKQLGRCAAWAVRWGAEHRLALA
- a CDS encoding ATP-binding protein; protein product: MSIPELNIPVEPATRAAFPFTGLVGQPQLQLALKLAAIDPGIGGVLISGPRGTAKSTAARALAALLPGAPFVTLPLAASLEQLVGTLNVEDVLRDGQVRLAPGLLARAHNGVLYVDEVNLLPDALVDALLDVSASGVNTVERDGISQQHAARFVMVGTMNPEEGELRPQLLDRFGLSLVLANTVDAAERTAILRARLGFDENPEALAARHAEAQRALSAALVAARAALPYLKWSDEVLQHAAACAIAAGVDGMRADLVMLRAARALAALEGRSEVTVADVDAVAELALVHRRPEGVAPPSSGAAPSQQAQSKPDRHQDQPPAVSAAPERQGDWGALPAQPEGITKVQRIAGWPPKKA